A window of the Verrucomicrobiia bacterium genome harbors these coding sequences:
- a CDS encoding NAD(P)H-dependent oxidoreductase, which yields MTPIAPEVLLDALSWRYATKRFDPSRRIPDATWGVLEQSLVLSPSSFGLQPWKFLVISDPERRRALVPLSWGQSQPAECSHFVVFTVRRGLDAAHVDRFLLRTAAVRGTTRESLAGYRNVMMGSLDKARAAGTLDGWQTHQVYIALGQFMAAAALLGVDTCPMEGLEPAGYDRALGLEGTGFATVVACAAGYRAEGDKYASLPKVRFEADDVVCRL from the coding sequence ATGACGCCGATTGCCCCCGAGGTATTGCTCGACGCCCTGAGCTGGCGGTACGCCACGAAGCGATTTGATCCCTCCCGCCGGATTCCCGACGCGACCTGGGGAGTTCTCGAGCAGTCGCTGGTGTTGAGTCCCAGTTCCTTCGGACTCCAGCCCTGGAAGTTTCTTGTGATCTCCGATCCGGAACGTCGCCGGGCGCTGGTTCCGCTTTCGTGGGGTCAATCCCAGCCCGCCGAATGTTCCCACTTTGTGGTCTTCACGGTCCGGCGCGGACTGGATGCGGCGCATGTGGACCGCTTTCTCCTGCGGACCGCCGCGGTGCGCGGCACCACCCGGGAGTCGCTGGCGGGGTACCGGAACGTCATGATGGGCAGTCTGGACAAGGCACGTGCTGCGGGGACGCTGGACGGTTGGCAGACGCACCAGGTGTACATTGCGCTTGGGCAGTTCATGGCGGCGGCCGCCCTGCTCGGCGTGGACACCTGTCCGATGGAAGGACTCGAGCCGGCCGGCTATGACAGGGCCCTCGGGTTGGAGGGCACCGGGTTTGCCACGGTGGTGGCATGTGCCGCCGGGTACCGCGCCGAAGGGGACAAGTACGCGTCGCTGCCGAAGGTGCGCTTCGAGGCGGACGATGTGGTGTGCCGCCTGTAG
- a CDS encoding sterol desaturase family protein: MSGGDSIETVLRWRGAASFGWLVVLLAWESIRPARHWAAGWRDRGRHAVVNVALALGNVLMVALLFAWIWRWVAMESAARGLGLLHQAALPSWAHALAAILLLDAWTYAWHRICHRVPFLWRFHRVHHSDARMDVTTGNRFHAVEIALSAVLRIPLIPLLGIRFGDLVLYETLLQFVVQWQHANLVLPRRWERVLRWFVVTPGMHQVHHSRAPSETDSNYASILPVWDRLCRTLQLREHPERVDLGLDGEDVPGRQTIRGLMRRPFRP, translated from the coding sequence ATGAGCGGCGGCGACTCCATCGAGACGGTGCTGCGCTGGCGCGGGGCGGCGAGCTTTGGGTGGCTGGTGGTGCTGCTGGCGTGGGAAAGCATTCGTCCGGCAAGGCACTGGGCGGCTGGCTGGCGCGATCGCGGCCGTCATGCGGTGGTGAACGTGGCGCTGGCGCTCGGCAATGTGCTGATGGTCGCGCTGCTGTTTGCCTGGATCTGGCGCTGGGTGGCGATGGAATCGGCCGCCCGGGGGTTGGGCCTCCTCCACCAGGCCGCCCTGCCGAGTTGGGCCCACGCGCTTGCCGCAATCCTGCTGCTCGACGCCTGGACCTACGCGTGGCACCGGATCTGTCATCGGGTGCCGTTCCTGTGGCGGTTCCACCGGGTGCATCATTCCGATGCCCGCATGGACGTCACGACGGGCAACCGCTTCCACGCCGTCGAGATCGCCCTGTCGGCGGTGCTGCGGATCCCGCTGATCCCCCTGTTGGGAATCCGCTTTGGCGATCTGGTGCTGTACGAGACGCTGCTGCAGTTCGTGGTGCAGTGGCAGCACGCCAACTTGGTCCTGCCGCGGCGCTGGGAGCGTGTTTTGCGATGGTTCGTGGTCACGCCGGGGATGCACCAGGTGCATCATTCCCGGGCGCCGTCGGAGACCGACTCCAACTACGCTTCGATTCTGCCGGTCTGGGACCGGCTGTGCCGCACCCTGCAGCTTCGCGAGCATCCGGAGCGGGTGGACCTGGGGCTGGACGGCGAGGATGTCCCGGGGCGTCAGACCATCCGTGGGCTGATGCGGCGTCCGTTCCGGCCGTGA
- a CDS encoding zinc-binding dehydrogenase encodes MKAVCLTGINTLTLDDAPRPAPKAGEVVVRLQAAALNHRDVWIKRGEYAGVKFPVIPGSDGAGIVSDLGEGVDPAWIEQEVIINPAMDWGHHERAQEPRFTILGLPNSGTFAEFVSVPVAQLAPKPPHLDWDEAAALPLAGLTAFRALFSRAHLEAHEKILITGIGAGTALFGLQFAVAAGAVPFVTSSAHEKLEKARQMGARHGALYSLPSWAREFGEHYGPFDVILDSAGGSGFSDLVDLCAPGGRIVFFGATRGHPHEFPTRKVFWKQLSLLGTTMGSPADFAAMTRFVTRHAIHPVISVRFKLAEFAAAFDLMERGAQFGKIVLRV; translated from the coding sequence ATGAAAGCCGTCTGCCTCACCGGGATCAACACGCTCACGCTGGACGACGCACCGAGGCCGGCTCCCAAGGCGGGCGAGGTGGTGGTGCGCCTCCAGGCGGCGGCGCTGAACCACCGGGATGTGTGGATCAAGCGCGGAGAATATGCCGGGGTGAAGTTCCCGGTCATCCCCGGGTCCGACGGCGCGGGCATCGTCAGCGACCTGGGCGAGGGAGTGGACCCGGCCTGGATCGAGCAGGAGGTCATCATCAACCCGGCAATGGACTGGGGGCACCACGAGCGGGCGCAGGAGCCGCGGTTCACGATTCTGGGCCTGCCCAACAGCGGCACGTTCGCTGAGTTTGTCAGCGTGCCGGTGGCCCAGCTGGCGCCCAAGCCGCCCCACTTGGACTGGGACGAGGCCGCCGCCCTGCCGCTGGCCGGCCTTACCGCATTTCGGGCCCTCTTTTCGAGGGCGCATCTTGAAGCCCATGAAAAGATCCTGATCACCGGCATCGGAGCCGGCACCGCGCTGTTCGGGTTGCAGTTCGCGGTGGCGGCCGGTGCGGTTCCGTTCGTGACCTCCAGTGCTCATGAGAAGCTGGAGAAGGCCCGGCAGATGGGTGCGCGACATGGTGCGCTCTATTCCCTGCCGTCGTGGGCACGGGAATTTGGGGAGCACTACGGCCCGTTCGACGTGATCCTGGACAGTGCCGGCGGTTCGGGTTTCTCCGACTTGGTGGACCTGTGTGCGCCGGGAGGTCGGATCGTGTTTTTCGGGGCCACGCGGGGGCATCCGCATGAGTTCCCGACCCGCAAGGTGTTCTGGAAGCAGCTCAGCCTGCTCGGAACCACCATGGGCAGCCCGGCGGACTTCGCGGCCATGACCCGGTTTGTCACCCGGCATGCCATTCACCCGGTCATCAGCGTCCGCTTCAAACTGGCAGAGTTTGCCGCAGCGTTCGACCTGATGGAACGAGGCGCCCAGTTCGGCAAGATCGTGCTCCGGGTGTGA